The following DNA comes from Chelmon rostratus isolate fCheRos1 chromosome 3, fCheRos1.pri, whole genome shotgun sequence.
TCTGGTGCATTCAGGTAAGTATAGTTGTAATGACCTATTCTGGTGCCTTACCAACATAGCCTCTGCGTTTCAGAACCTGTTAACGAGGATCGGTCTTTCTTTCAGTTcagattttctctctgctcaccCACACTATGATTTCTACCTGTGCTACTGAATTAAGCAGATCTCCATCATCTCATAGACCTTAATGCATGAATAGAATATCTgtattatgaaaaataatgttcttctatttcacttttttttattccataaagaatgaagaaaaacagattggACAGACTGATTGCTGTCTTGCGGCAATGGTCACAGCAGATATTTCCTAAACTCTGCAGACAACTCAAATAGCATTAACAGTGCTTATATTAGACGAGTAAAATATTTAACTGTCAGGATAGCAGAGATTCTAAATAGGAGAGTAAATTACACTTGGTTTGCAAGACTTAATGAAGATATagataaatattaaatacagGTTTAAGGATTTTCACACTTGCATTTAGACCTTGAGGAGAGGAGGCCTCGGGCTAACCTCCCCTTACTGTTGTGCTGTATGAACCTCTCAGCACACCCATGAGCTGAGTTTAATTTTGCTGTTACTTGACCCTCGAAAGCTAAAAATTGCAATTTTAACTGAAAATATATTAGTTGCAGGACATAACACATTAGAGATGACAGTGAATTTATGGTTATGGTTTTGTTGGTAAAGGAATACTTGTGACTTCTTTAAACAAGGCTTATAGAAGAAGTACAAAAATATTTGATAATTTATTCACATAGACATAGAAGTGTACCTTTCTGTGCTCACTGATGAGTGAAAAGACAGCGGTTTTGTCAGAACTGGTGGGGTGGAGAGGGTAGATTTAAAAGCAACAAAGTCaaggtggatgaatgggtcgAGCACGTTCACCTGCAGACTGGGATTTATATCCTGTGTGGAATATATTGTTACATTGTTGACTTGTTAGTTTCAGACTTAATTCAGTGATTATTTTCCACCAACACGGTGATACCACATCATGTGGAAAGGGTACctgtctcagagagagagagagactgcatgAACAAATCTGGACTTTGCATTCAAATATGTTCAGGATGCTGACAGAACAAGGGTTTTCACAGTTTGATTGGAGAACTGACTGCTTTTGTTGTAGTTCTGCAGTGGAGTTCAGTTAGGCATTGTTAGGTCTCAGGCTAATGGCGATCATAGCTTATTTATCAAGCTTCCTCATAGTGGATGCTTTCATtcgtgacacacacacacacacacacacacacacacacacacacacacacacacacacacacacacacacacacacacacacacacagggcaacAAAgtcccaacctttttgaaatCGGGGTTGTATACAACTTTTAAATTTGCTTGGTAGAAGAAAACTGAGAAATAGAAAAATTATTATCACAATTAGTATCAtgttaataaatgaaaaaagaaacacattcatacaaacaTCTGCAGTTTTAAGAATAAAGACTTTGATCTTGGAGGGCTAACACAGTGGAAATCATCTCCTGAACTCTCATCAGCTGAAGCTCATTCTCACAGTGACAATATCGTTTCCTCAGTCATTTCACTTTAGGGTTAAAAGCAATTTGTTTTAATAATGACCATGAAAAATGCCAAGAAGATGTAAAAGTGCACTAACATTGTGTGAAATTACGTTAAACAGAAGATAATGATCTTATATCAGAATTTATTTGCAGGGTGTTGTGGAGGATTCAGTGTTCTTCAGCAGACTGGAGGTGCTCTTCAGCCTAcaaatgtcagacacacacacgagcacatgcatgcacgcacatacacacgttcacacaaacacacacacgcggcaAAATGAACTGTCCTGATTATGTTCTCTCTGACAAGTGCAAAACAGTATCATACATATAATATCAAATATGGCATCTGCAAGATCAAAACACAACACTCATAAGAGGGGCAACTGTTGCAGCTATTATCAAGCAGGCTTGATGCAGCAGTGAGATCAATGACTCAAAGTCCTCCGTGTGACAGGAATCAGATCTTAATCACAACttgctttgtatttttgttggaAGGCCCAAACACAGTCTGACACGGACTCGGAACAGATAACAAGGGTAGCCAAATTTGGTTCTTGAATCATGTGCAAATTTTATGTGTcagaacagaaaaaggaaaaactaaGGACTCAAATGAATCCAAATTTGACCAACCTATCTCACAACCTTTATGTGGGAAATTGTGTACTCAAATGCAGTGTcaattatttcctcttttttccagTGGCTATCCCCGGGGTCTATAGAGAAGAGAGGAatgttttcagagagaaagGCCAGTGCTTAATATTCAACAAGTATAATTAAGTGCTTACATGGTAGAGATTCTCTCCAGGCTGTCCCTGAGGTCCTCCTGCACAAAGAAACgggaaagacaagaaaatgtgCTTAGCTTCCAAACAAATATTTGGTAATGTGGACTGAAGAAAGACTTAATGCTGCACCATGAAATGGTCTGAAAGCATGAGACATGCAACGTTCAGTCAAatgattgtgtatgtgtggtaGTAAAAGGCTGTTGTATAGCCCAGTCATAACATGTGAGACAGTGTTTATAGCACCGCTGCTTTCCTTTAGTTAGGTAGTTTGCTAATGGCACTAGCTAATCATTCAAAGAAGTTATTCAGTCTTCTTCAGTCACACAGTGTTTTGCTGCCATGAGTCTGATGTTAGTGAAGCATAGTTGTTTTTATGTATGGCATTTGCAGTCTCATCATTTTGGTTGGACAAGCCCTTTTCTGTGTCTCACCTTTGACTCTTCAGacaaggagctggaggaaacagaggaggcagatgaCGGACATGGCGGTGGAGCATTTAactgagagagatgagatgcAACACCAACGGTCATTTTATATGAAAGATGCTTAGCCACGGATTGTTCTGAAAACTGGTGGTGCTAGTTTGCTAGTTTCAAGGTAAGAAACTACACTCTGCATGGAGATGAAattgacatgtcacagtatgaACACTTGTCCTACCTGTGTATTGCTCAGCTCTAGTTTAGTTTCCAGTAATAGGACTCGGCTCATTAGATTTTCCCAGCTCTGTTTGGGTATACTGATGAGCTGTCCTTCAATCTGGAATAGAATATGATGAAGAGAAAAGGTGGCTGCTCAGTTCACTGAGAAATGCACAGTCTGTATTCAGAAACTGTGTCTTTAAAAGAGCCATCAGGACTTCCTGAAGATTGTGATGCCACAATTATGCAGTCACTGCCCTCAGTCATGTCCCCAGAATGACCTGTTTGATAAAACAGAgctgatgcagaaacacagcacctgtgagagctgaccaatcagagtaGACTGGGCATTTTGGTAGGGGGCCTTTAAAGACACAGGCGTTTCAGATAAAGTGTTAGGTGCTGcagcaatgaaaaataatgtgcttttttttcaacattaaagcatgcaaacattttctggtAGACACTCAAAGTAACCCATAATATGGGACCTTCAAAGAAAAAGCTTTGTCTTATCTAccttgtctgtgtttctctgtttctcaagTTCCTCCAGGCGTTTCTCCAGAATACTGAGCCTGTGTAGCCCAGAAAGACTCTCGAGCTGAGCTTCCAGTGCTAAGAGCCTTCCTTCCACCTCTGATGACTGCAAGACAGACAATTACCATAATTATAACCTCACTTTGAATCTACGAAAGTCGGAGTGTGGGacttttacattacattcaCTCCCTTGCCAAACAAGTCCACAAAATGCTGATAAGcctagaccaggcatgtccaaaccattccatgaagggccgtgtggctgcaggttttgttccaaccagtcaagaggtcacctagttatcagctgaagaatgagatcagctgattaaatgagtccagcctggtgtgctcctccttggttgaaatgaaaagctgcagctacatggccctttgtggaatagtttggacatgcctggctTAGAGAGCACATTGTATTTCACAGTATACTGGAGTTGTTAaatctggtgtctgtggtgacGCTCCCATGCTGGTGCAAAGTATTTCACATCAACCAGCAATGATTGGTTTGCCAGAGCTAAAGGAGGGACCAACCTTGGCAAAGGAGTAGGCTTCAACAACTAGGAGTATGGCGTCTACAATATTTGTGTAATTATGCTCGttgccagaagggggagacaaaagttccAACTGTAGGTTTAACTAATATCTAACACAAGCTTTTGCTGCTTATGTGTAGTGATTTGGTAAATGCTTACGTGAAGAACGTTATCCttgctctcctcccctcctgccaTCTCTGCGATCCCATTTTCAGGTGAACTGGAGGAGAATGCTTTCACATGGGGGGTGTTAGTGGGAAAAGTGGAGGGATTTTCTGTGCGATTCACACCGAATGGCCTGTCAGACACCTGAAACACGTAAAACACAATGACACTCAactcacatttcacatcattCAGCTTTCTGCTCATCACACCTTTCTGTCAACAGCTAGGAGGCTCCCTCCTGCATGCCAACATTCATTTACCTCTTTGTATCCTTGTTAATGCTCCTGTATATTTCAATGACTTTAAGCTAGCTTTAATGTGCCTATGACCATTTGTTGACTGTTCAAAGCAACTAACCATCTTAAAGTATAAGTAGCTTCAAGAACACATCAACACACCTTCTGGTAAGCACTTACATAGAAAGTGCAGCCGAGTGaatctgcaaacacaaaactaTCTGAGAATGGATCCATGCATAATAGAAGAcggatttgttttgtctttaggtaatattttcattgttagctaagtatttacattttcattattcttGAAATTGCAtaattaaattgaaaaaaatgtcttcactttGAACTGGAGGGCTATAAAAAAggttttcaattaaaaataaaggctccatttaaaaataaaatacattagaGCTTTAAGAAATGTGCATCTTGATCTGGATCACAGACTCTCACTGGCCAGTCGCAGTATGTCAGAGTGAATGGCAGTGCATCTGAGGTGATGAGCCGTTTGTCGTTACTCTCTACACCTCAGACCTCAGCTTCACTCTGGTTCCTGCTAGGGTTGGGTAATTGGATGAATATATGTTATTATAATATTTTTGTGgccatttctgtcattttgttttgctgtcattAATGGTCTACCTTCAAAGAACGAGTGGGAGCCACTGCTCAGCAACAGCCTCTCGAGCTAACCCAGTAGCACTAAGAGGCCAGCAACGGCAAAGAACCAAGGGTTAATATGACACCAAAAGAGTTGTTAATGAGTTGGCTTGCTAGTGGCAGGTGAACAAAATGAACCAGTTTTCTCTTCACTAGAGAGTGGGGACTCCCCCACCACAGATATTTGCACAAATACATCAGCAATGGCTGGTTGTTGGGCCAACAGTGGCTGGTTGGGAAATTTTAACTCATCCCAATCCTAGTTCCTCCCagtcctgactgactgactgatggacCGCACTGTGAGTACTCAGCGTATATACTGTCAATCAGCACTTTTACTGAACTATAAATACAGATGCTGCTATTTCAGTCTTGATTTCCTGATTTGATTTGGATTTGTGGGGATCTGCAGTAAACTTGGAGCAGACTTTTgagttgtctttctttttgtggttgtgAGCTGGTTTGGAATGACCTTTTTTGGGGTTGTtgtgaaaacaaatcaagaCCCTTTGCTGAGTGGACTTAACTCTGAGACTGTGGGAGGAGTCTCTCACATACACATCAATATCGCTTTGCTTACTTTACATACACCCACTGTTaactgaactgagctgaggTCTACTTGCTTTTGTAGCGTTGGTTTTTGGtgacctacatttcattgcTACTTGCTAtatattgttttgtctgagtgTCAAACCTGCTACAGtgcattcaaataaaaaaaggcagTCATATCTCACGCACAGCTATTAATATCATGTTTGTACTAACATTTCTAACTTTGACACAATATCTTGAATAAATATGAtattcaatttcattttccaTACCAGAGCTAAAAATTGACACAACATTGAGGGGATTAAAttttagattattattaatagCTAAATATAACAAGGCTGTAATATGAGGtatggcttttcttttcttggccAGAAGCAGAGAACAGCAGTCTTGGAACCTTTCTATGCGGGGGGAACAAAGAGAGGCCcacatgtaaaaatgaaagccatccatccatcttcttccgcTTATCTGGGGCTGGGTCGGGGGcggcagcagtctaagcagggatgcccagacttccctctccccagtCCCTTCTTCCAGCTCGtgaccccgaggcgttcccaggccagccgagcgacatagtccctccagcctgtcctgggtcttccctggGTCCTCTTCCCAGTGGGGCATGCCCAGAACACCCacccaggaaggcgtccaggaggcatccgataaagatgcccgagccacctcagctggctccactcgacgtggaggagcagcggctctactctggCACCAACTCTGTCAGGTCTTGTAAATCTCACCTGAGTATGAAATTTGGTTTGAATTCAAATCCTGGTTGGACAAGACCCACCAGGACTGAGGGCAGTTCCTGTGACATGGCCATGACATCACCAAAAATATAAGAATTGACACACCTGCCTCGCCATTCCTCCGCAACGTCAGGTTGCTAAAGGAGGTGTCTTGTTCCCAATCAATCTGATGTACTTTAACTAGCCTAGGCAACAATCCCACCGCTCGCTGCAACCAGCACTCTCACCTAGCCTGCAGAAGATAGTGTTACAAAATTATTAGTTCCTATTCAAAATTTTGTTGATATAAATAACTATCTGGGATATTTGCTAATAACCAAACCTGCTCGACCAATTCCCAACAACAAAATGACTCCAGTAAACATTAACCATCACACTTTCACACTCTTTTCAGAAACATTCATTACTTTCTGTAGATCAGGCCTATTAAAATCTATAAGTTAATTTACTTCTGACCATAGTCAAAAGTATTTTACTGTCAACTGAAACTCGTCAGGCCTGATAGCTTTGCGGGGAATTAGCTTAATTTTAGAATTACTAATGGCTATTTGACCAGTAACAGGACAACACACTTATCAACAACAGTGTACTGGGCCATCTTGTTTGATACTTCTCTTGATACCTTTACAGAGGTTGTCATCATTTGCCTTAAATGCAAACTCAACCAAAAAAACTGTCATGGAGGCTCTGCACTTGTCATCTTTACTGAGCCAACACTGTGACCTAACTGGAGCAAATGAGACCAGTAGCAAGGACACAGCACTGTGAGTATTTAAGAAGAGgcagggcgtgtgtgtgtgtgtgtgaactcacTGTCAGTGAGAAGAGAGTAAGAAAGCACAGCTGATACTGGTTACTGATCACATGGAAAAGTATCAAAACCATTTCTAAAATTCAGAAATGatgcatattaaaaaaatgatgtttctgACAACAATGTACCATGTAGTCTATCTTTTTAAagaatatgaaaatgtaaatgacagCTGtctacagtgtttgtgtaattatgCTCGttgccagaagggggagacaaaagttccAACTGTAGGTTTAACTAATATCTAACACAAGCTTTTGCTGCTTATGTGTAGTGATTTGGTAAATGCTTACGTGAAGAACGTTAtccttgtcctcctctcctcctgccagcTCCGCGATCCTATTTTCAGGTGAACTGGAGGAGAATGCTTTCACATGGGGGGTGTTAGTGGGAAAAGTGGAGGGATTTTCTGTGCGATTCACACCGAATGGCCTGTCAGACACCTGAAACACGTAAAACACAATGACACTCAACTAAAGATAGACTGGATTCATTCAACAactcacatttcacatcattCAGCTTTCTGCTCATCACACCTTTCTGTCAACAGCTAGGAGGCTCCCTCCTGCATGCCAACATTCATTTACCTCTTCGTATCCTTGTTAATGCTCCTGTATATTTCAATGACTTTAAGGTAGCTTTAATGTGCCTATGACCATTTGTTGACTGTTCAAAGCAACTAACCATCTTAAAGTAGCTTCAAGAACACATCAACAACAGAAAGAATGTGTGTAATTTAGATCAGGGGTATTCCATGAAAATTCAAAGAGGTTCAGTTAGAGACAATTTCCTCAAGCAAAGCTCTGAAATATCATAATGTCTAACTGGCGTTTTCAGTGGCatatacactcaccggccactttattaggtacacattgctagtaccgggttggacccccttttgccttcagaacttCCTTAATCCTTCAcggcatagattcaacaaggtactggaaacattcctcagagagtttggtccatattgacatgacagcatcatgttcaagaaaccaatctgagatgattcgagctttatgacatggtgtgttatcctgctggaagtagccatcagaagatggtTCACTGTGGTCacaaagggatggacatggtcaacACGTTTTTACGTTGTAcatcttctattgtccaattttggtgaaCCTGTgtgaattgtagcctcagtttcctgttcttagctgacaggagtggcacgcggtgtggtcttctgctgctgtggcccatttgcctcaaggtttgacgtgttgtgtgttcagagatgctcttctgcacacctcggttgtaacgagtggttatttgagttactgttgcctttctatcagctcgaaccagtctggccattctcctctgacctctggcagcAACAAGACATTTtcacccacagaactgccgctcactacatattttttttttttcggatcattctctgtaaaccctagagatggttgcacgtgaaaatcccagtagatcagcagtttctgaaatactcagaccaaCCCGTCTGGGAACAACGACCACGCCACGTTACTTAAgtcacttaaaggataactttcgttttttacaacctggaccttatttgtagcattaaatacgcccatttactcacccagacaacttttgtggcatttggagtcgttttgaagaaattagccccagaggagcggcgcgtatatccgtataatgcaagtactcggggcatccatgcgcagcctctatataacgcataatctgcatCTTCCGGCGGgcggctagtttagctgtagtttgtcACAGCTATGGTTCGTGATTGCGTATTCGTAACagaccgccgcagagtcagccgtgttgtggctggctgctcacagcgcccggcgttcggtaatgacatcatccacgtcagaggtagttgcctagagatgccggatgttgataacatgccaccacgggctcagaggggaatagcatcagcatatcagaacaaaatattggaatatgaacgagtttcgccgcagattatgagttatatagaggctgcgcatggatgccccgagtactcgcattatacggatatatatacgccgctcctctggggctaatttcttcaaaacgactccaaatgccaccaaagttgtctgggtgagtaaatggtcgtatttaatgctacaaataaggtccaggttgtaaaaaacaaaagttatcctttaaatcacctttcttccccattctgatgcttggtttgaactgcagcagattgtcttaaccatgtctacatgcctaaatgcattgagttgctgccatgtgattggctgattagaaatttgtgttaacgagcagttggacaggtgtacctaataaagtggctgGTGAGTGTATATTTACGTAGTCTAGTAGTTCAGTACAGTTCAAT
Coding sequences within:
- the cep44 gene encoding centrosomal protein of 44 kDa isoform X1; this translates as MLSTGDVQGCLRKLESLLRVIKYPGYVDYSGTLVFFSSTSLSKGDPSAFLPIVSFTLTSFSPPFAEQLMAMGFELTGKTDLRFTDALYKVLRDIFQYKPILNKQQFLQWGFSQRKISVICDIINLVLQKHNQLKKVSDRPFGVNRTENPSTFPTNTPHVKAFSSSSPENRIAELAGGEEDKDNVLHVSDRPFGVNRTENPSTFPTNTPHVKAFSSSSPENGIAEMAGGEESKDNVLHSSEVEGRLLALEAQLESLSGLHRLSILEKRLEELEKQRNTDKIEGQLISIPKQSWENLMSRVLLLETKLELSNTQLNAPPPCPSSASSVSSSSLSEESKEDLRDSLERISTMLKSTSSLLKNTESSTTPCK
- the cep44 gene encoding centrosomal protein of 44 kDa isoform X4, whose protein sequence is MAMGFELTGKTDLRFTDALYKVLRDIFQYKPILNKQQFLQWGFSQRKISVICDIINLVLQKHNQLKKVSDRPFGVNRTENPSTFPTNTPHVKAFSSSSPENRIAELAGGEEDKDNVLHVSDRPFGVNRTENPSTFPTNTPHVKAFSSSSPENGIAEMAGGEESKDNVLHSSEVEGRLLALEAQLESLSGLHRLSILEKRLEELEKQRNTDKIEGQLISIPKQSWENLMSRVLLLETKLELSNTQLNAPPPCPSSASSVSSSSLSEESKEDLRDSLERISTMLKSTSSLLKNTESSTTPCK
- the cep44 gene encoding centrosomal protein of 44 kDa isoform X2, whose protein sequence is MLSTGDVQGCLRKLESLLRVIKYPGYVDYSGLSKGDPSAFLPIVSFTLTSFSPPFAEQLMAMGFELTGKTDLRFTDALYKVLRDIFQYKPILNKQQFLQWGFSQRKISVICDIINLVLQKHNQLKKVSDRPFGVNRTENPSTFPTNTPHVKAFSSSSPENRIAELAGGEEDKDNVLHVSDRPFGVNRTENPSTFPTNTPHVKAFSSSSPENGIAEMAGGEESKDNVLHSSEVEGRLLALEAQLESLSGLHRLSILEKRLEELEKQRNTDKIEGQLISIPKQSWENLMSRVLLLETKLELSNTQLNAPPPCPSSASSVSSSSLSEESKEDLRDSLERISTMLKSTSSLLKNTESSTTPCK
- the cep44 gene encoding centrosomal protein of 44 kDa isoform X3, with the protein product MLSTGDVQGCLRKLESLLRVIKYPGYVDYSGTLVFFSSTSLSKGDPSAFLPIVSFTLTSFSPPFAEQLMAMGFELTGKTDLRFTDALYKVLRDIFQYKPILNKQQFLQWGFSQRKISVICDIINLVLQKHNQLKKVSDRPFGVNRTENPSTFPTNTPHVKAFSSSSPENRIAELAGGEEDKDNVLHVSDRPFGVNRTENPSTFPTNTPHVKAFSSSSPENGIAEMAGGEESKDNVLHSSEVEGRLLALEAQLESLSGLHRLSILEKRLEELEKQRNTDKIEGQLISIPKQSWENLMSRVLLLETKLELSNTQLNAPPPCPSSASSVSSSSLSEESKEDLRDSLERISTIPRG